ACGCCGAGTTCCGGCGGGTCCAGGTCGAACTCGTCGTACGAATCGTCGAACCCCTCCCCTTCGGAGAAGCTGTGATCGCGATCGTCCTCTGGGTCGGTCATTGGCGGAATGTGGCGGCGAGGACTGTTAAGGTCTGCGACCTACGGAAATCACGGTACCCGACGATACACAGGAGGACAGTCGATCGAGACGACCAGCGTGAAAACCCGTGATGCGCTCGAGAAACACGACTCGCTATCCCTCGATATGCGATCGCGTGTTCGATCACTCTTCCTGCTATCGAGCGTTCGACCATTCGCATCCTGCTATCGTGGCAACGAGGAGTAGCCACGCCCTCCCCAGCCGACTCACTCCCTCCGGTCGTTCGTCCACCGGGAGACACGAGCGTCTCCCGAGCCTTCGTTCGGTCGCGGGACTCTGTCCCGCGCCTCTCACGAAGACCTCGCACGAGTCGAGGCGCGGCTCACTCGTCGTTCGCCGCGCCTCCGCGTGCGCCATCTATAGCCCGACCGCTAAACTGTCGTCCGTCGTCACACTCGCCCACCGAGCCGTCTGGTCAGCGTCCGTACCGACTGCGTGACTTCGGCAGGATGCGGAAGCCCGAGCCGGTAGCGAATCCGATCCTGCTGTTTGAACGGTTCGAACGCCGCGGGCTCTCTCAGGTCCCAGATCTCGGCCGGCGTGTAGAAACGCCGGGCGTGGCGCTCGAGCACGGCGTTTGCCGCCCGGCGGCCGGCTTCGTTGGCTGACTCCATCGAGGCGAGATCGGCGTTCGTCCGCACGTAGTCGCTCGCGAGCGTCAGGTTCTGGACCCCGACGTCCGCCGGCGGCCGGTTGCGGAGAGAGCCGACGGTGTTGATCAGCAGCGGCGACCGGTTCTCGACGCCGTCGTCGGTCTCGACGATCGCCGGATCGAGGAACCAGTCGACGAGCAGGTCGTCCGACAGCGTCGTTCCGGTCACGTTCAGGTGGGCCTTTAGCTGCGTCCAGATTTCCGTCGCGATCTCCGCGCGGGTACACTCCCTCGCGGGTTTCCGGTAGACGATTCCAGACGTCTCCCAGTCCGAGGCGATCACCGAGAGCACGCCTTCGACCGCGTCGGGGCCGCGTCGTCCCACGTCGTACTCGTCGTCGGTCCAGAACTGGCGCTGCGAGATCGACGTCAGCGCCCACGGCGAGTCGGTGTAGACCTGGTGACCCCGCGTCAGTTCGACGTCTTCCGAGAGGTAAAACTGGATGCCGTTCATCCAGGCCGTCTCGAGCCGTCCGATCCGGCCGAGTTCCGGCGCGACACGAGCGAGTTCGGGCGTGACGAACGTCGGGGCGACCTCGACGGGGACCGCGAGGACGTACTCGTCTGCTGTAACTCGCGTTTCATCCGCCAGTACGACGCCAGTAACCTGCTGGCCGTCGAACTCGAGTCGCCGTGCTGGAGTGTTCGCTCGGAGGTCGACGCCGAGACGCTCGAGGTAGTCGAGCCAGGGCTCGATCCAGGCGACGCTGGTCGGCGCGTTCAGCACTTGCTCTGTCGGTCGCGTGGGGTCGAGCTGGCCGAACAGCAGTTGCAGGTAGATCGTTCCGATCGTCCGGGCGCTGCCCAGCTGCGGGCGGAGAGCGACCAGCGCCTGCGTGGCGTAGGCGAGGCGGTCGCGACACTCCGGCGAGCGGTTCTCGGCGTCGATGAAGGACCACCACGAGACGTCGTCGAGTTCCTCCTCGCGGCGGCGATCACAGGAGGTAAGCAGGTACAGCAGTCGCTCGAGCAGGAAGCGAACGTCCTCCGGCGGCAGATCCTCGGCGAACGCCGGGCGGAGCGCCTCGAGCCAGCCCCGCAGCGAGTCGGGCGTTCGGGTTTCGGCGCGCTGTCCCGGCCCGTCGACGGACGCGATCAGCGTCGCGTCGGTCTCGACCAGGTTGTCCGCGACGGTGCCGTCCCCGTCGGGAATCCGCTCCATCGTGTCGATCACGTGGCGGTAGAAGGCGGGGAAGAAGCGAAAGCCGTGCTCGCCGTGCAGCGGTGGGCTCTCCGTCTCCGGCGTCGCGGGCATCGATCGGGCCTTGCCGCCGAACTCGTCGGTGGCCTCGAGGACGGTCACGTCGAAGCCTCGCTCGGCGAGTTCGTGTGCTGCCGTGAGGCCGCCGATCCCACCGCCGATCACGGCGACGTCGGTGTCTACCATTGAGGGAGACAGGCTCTCGGTCGACATAACGGGCGACCCTAACGTCTGTTGGTGACCGTCACCGTTGAGTGTTCGGCCCGCGAACCGCCGTCCATGCGACTGTTCGTCAGCGTCGACCTTCCCGACGAACTCGCGGAGCCGGTCGCCGACCTCCAGGAGGAGTTCTCGGAAGCCAGCGGTCTCGATTTCACCGATCCCGGACAGGCCCACGTGACGATGAAGTTCCTCGGAGACGTGGGTGAGGATCGACTCCCCGTCCTCGAGTCGGAACTCGAGGCCACCGTCTCCGACGCCGACGTCTCACCATTCACCGCACGCTTCGGCGGTCTGGGGGTGTTCCCGACCCTCGAGTACATCAGTGTGCTCTGGCTCGGGGTCGAGACCGGCGGCGAAGAATTGACGGCACTACACGAGGCGATAGAGGAGCGGACGACGGCGATGGGGTTCGACCCGGAGGATCACGACTTTACGCCACACGTCACGCTCGCCCGGATGAAACACGCCGGCGGGAAGGACCTCGTCCAGGACCTCGTGCGGGAACGAGACCCCACCGTTGGCGAGATGACCGTCGATGAGGTACGGTTGACCGAGAGCACGCTGACCGAGGACGGGCCGGTGTACTCGACGGTCGAACGGTTCCCGCTCGAGTAGTCGGGCCTTAGATGGACAAGATTTTAAGCCACCGCGGGCTACGTCCGGCTACTATGGGTAAGAAATCGAAGGGCAAGAAGAAGCGCCTTGCCAAACTCGAGAACCAGAACAGCCGCGTTCCGGCCTGGGTCATGATGAAGACCGACATGGAAGTCACCCGGAACCCGAAGCGACGCAACTGGCGACGCAGCAGCACTGACGAATAACCATGAGTGCAAGTGATTTCGAGGAACGCGTCGTCACCGTTCCCCTGCGCGACGTCAAGAAAGGAGCCAACCACGAGGCCGCAGATCGGGCGATGACCATCGTCCGCGAACACCTCGCGAAACACTTCGCGGTCGACGAGGACGCCATCCGACTCGACCCCTCGATCAACGAGACGATCTGGTCGAACGGCCGATCCAACCCGCCACGGAAGCTCCGCGTTCGTGCGGCCCGCTTCGACGAAGAGGGTGAGGCCGTCGTCGAGGCCGAGGTCGCCGACTAAACTTGCAACGTCTCGCCTTCGCCGGGTCGGCCTACGTCGGCGTCTTCGCCCGCGCGACCGACTCGTGCGTGCTCGTTCGCCGCGACGTCGACGACGACGTCGTCGCCGACCTGACCGACGAACTCGAGGTGCCGGCCGTCCAGACGACCGTCGGCGGCTCCTCGACGGTCGGTGCGCTAGCGACGGGTAACGAAAACGGCCTGCTCGTCAGCTCTCGCGCCCTCGAGTACGAGCGCGAGCAACTCGAGGAGGCCGTCGACGTCCCCGTCGCGGAACTGCCGGGCAGCATCAACGCCGCCGGCAACGTCGTCCTCGCGAACGACTACGGGGCCTACGTCCACCCGGATCTGCCCCGGGAGGCGATCAAGATCGTCAAGGACACCCTCGACGTGCCGGTCGAACGCGGCGACCTCGCGGGCGTCCGCACCGTCGGCACCGCCGCGGTTGCGACCAACTCCGGGGTGCTCTGTCACCCGAAGGCGACCGACGAGGAACTGGACTTCCTCGAGGACGCCTTGGACGTCCGGGCCGACGTCGGCACCGTCAACTACGGCGCGCCACTCGTCGGTTCCGGACTGGTCGCTAACGAGGCTGGCTACGTCGTTGGCGAAGACACGACCGGACCGGAACTGGGCCGGATCGAGGACGCGCTGGGTTATCTCGAGTAACGCGCTGTCCGACCTTCGTCTGTTCTTTCTCGACGATTCTCGATGCGGCCGATCGTGTTCGAAGCGTTAGCTGCGGCTGTCGCTCGCGGCGTATCGTGCAGGACGAACCGTCGTCGAACCCACCTCGACGGTGAAGATGGTCGACTCGTCGCTACTGGCCCTCGATGGGACTGGAACTACGTCGGTGGTTGCCGTCGTCTCGCCGTCCACTGCTACCGAAACCGTGTAGGACTGGCCGTCGGCGAATCGTCCCGACCGAACGTCTCCGTCGCCAGGAGCGAGCGTTACGTCGTGGTGGATCCGTTCGGAACCGTCCGTTGCAGAGAACGTCACGCCGAACGTCGCGGTGTGATCGCCCGTGTTGACGACGTAGAACTCCCGTTCGTCGTCACGGAACACGAAGTACGGAAACGATATCGCGCCGATCAATACCCCGAGAAGCACGAGCCCCCCTGCTTCGAGAGCACCATACGAGTCGGCAGTGTAGACTGTCCCGCCGAGCAGGACGACGACACCGCTGGCGACGAACCCGAGTTTCCGGACGATGCTCGAGCGATCGTTTTCCGCGGGCGCAGTCCGCATCCGAACATCGCGGGGACGAGGAACGCGTCGGTCGGGCGCGTCATCGGTCATCGACTCAATCGTTTAGCGACGACCGGAATAATTGTTCGGCCGACGAATCTGGTCGTCTCGAGAGCTTCGACAATCGATGCCTCGAGTTCTGATCGTTCCGTTCCGGAACGCGTGATCGGTTGAGAATTCGTCCAATTGTAGCAAACCATTCCGATTTCGGAACGTTTGAGGCCGGTTGCTGGCAAGAGCGGTCGTGAGCCGCGCTCGTCTCTTCGCCTCTCTGTGTGGTCTCGTGTTCCTGCTGAATCTCGCCAGAATCATCTTTGCACCGCTTCTCGACGTGATCATCGCGGAGTTTGCGATTGGCGAAGCAGCTGCCGGACTGCTCGTGACGCTGGCGTGGGTCGGCAGCGCGTCGCCGCGCCTGCCGACGGGATGGCTCCTGACGAAAGTACCGCGACACTACGTCGTGATCAGTTCGGGAGCGATTCTCGCTGCTGCCTCCGCGTTCGCTGCCACGGCAGTTTCGATTCATCACCTCATGGTCGGGGCTTTCCTGATGGGGATCGCCTCCGGCGTCTACTTCGTCTCGGCGAACCCGTTTCTGAGCGAACTGTTTCCGGATCGGGTCGGTCGAGTCATGGGCATCCACGGCGCGGCGAGCCAGGTCGCCGCGGTGATCGCAGCCCCACTGGTCGCGGTCACGCTCGTCGTCGACTGGCGGCTGTCGCTGTGGCTGATCGCTATCGGTGCCGCGGTGGTGACGTTCTACACCGGACTCACCGCGAAACGAACCGAGTTACCGCAAGCGGGAGCAGAAGACAAGAACTTCGTCGCCGGCGCACTCTCGGAGTGGCGGATCATCGTGACCGCGCTGGTGATCGTCGGCGCGGCGTCGTTCATCTGGCAGGGCGTGTTCAACTTCTACGATCTGTACATGCAAGACTCGAAAGAGCTCCCACGGGAAGCCTCAGGGATGATGCTCACCATCGTCTTCGCCGCCGGCATTCCTGCCTTTTACTTCGGCGGTGATCTGGCCGACAGACTGCCACAGGTCCCGTACCTGCTGGGCGTCGTCGGCGCGTTCTCGGTGAGTCTCCTCGTGCTGACGATGGTCGAGAGCTTCCTCGGCCTCATCCTCATCTCGAGCATCATCGGCTTCGTCATCCACGCGCTGTTTCCGGCCACTGATACGTTCCTTCTGGATACGCTGCCGGACTCGACCAGGGGCAGCGCCTACGCCGTGTTCAGTTCGATGTGGATGCTCACCCAGTCGCTTGGCTCGTACGTACTGGGCGTGTTCGTCGAAGCCCAGTACAGCTACGACATGGTGTTTCGTACCGGTGCCGTCTTCCTCGTCGTACTGGTCGTTACGCTCCTGATACTCGAGCGTACGGATCGGCTCCCGGTCTGACTCGAGTCGAACTGGAGCGCTACTCCGACTCGTCTCGATCCCGCGACTGCCACCAGCGCATGGCCAGCGACGGGAGAAAGAGCATAATTCCCGCGACAAGAACCAGCAGCGCGATACCGATCGTTTCGATCATTGGATCGTAAACCGGTCCGTCTCACCCTCTGAAAGCGTCGCTTCCGCACGGAGCTTTACGATCCTCCCC
This portion of the Natronobacterium texcoconense genome encodes:
- a CDS encoding hydroxysqualene dehydroxylase; translation: MGLSGIGEIETAGFRELLLEVGDRLREFVGKVDADEQSHGRRFAGRTLNGDGHQQTLGSPVMSTESLSPSMVDTDVAVIGGGIGGLTAAHELAERGFDVTVLEATDEFGGKARSMPATPETESPPLHGEHGFRFFPAFYRHVIDTMERIPDGDGTVADNLVETDATLIASVDGPGQRAETRTPDSLRGWLEALRPAFAEDLPPEDVRFLLERLLYLLTSCDRRREEELDDVSWWSFIDAENRSPECRDRLAYATQALVALRPQLGSARTIGTIYLQLLFGQLDPTRPTEQVLNAPTSVAWIEPWLDYLERLGVDLRANTPARRLEFDGQQVTGVVLADETRVTADEYVLAVPVEVAPTFVTPELARVAPELGRIGRLETAWMNGIQFYLSEDVELTRGHQVYTDSPWALTSISQRQFWTDDEYDVGRRGPDAVEGVLSVIASDWETSGIVYRKPARECTRAEIATEIWTQLKAHLNVTGTTLSDDLLVDWFLDPAIVETDDGVENRSPLLINTVGSLRNRPPADVGVQNLTLASDYVRTNADLASMESANEAGRRAANAVLERHARRFYTPAEIWDLREPAAFEPFKQQDRIRYRLGLPHPAEVTQSVRTLTRRLGGRV
- the thpR gene encoding RNA 2',3'-cyclic phosphodiesterase codes for the protein MRLFVSVDLPDELAEPVADLQEEFSEASGLDFTDPGQAHVTMKFLGDVGEDRLPVLESELEATVSDADVSPFTARFGGLGVFPTLEYISVLWLGVETGGEELTALHEAIEERTTAMGFDPEDHDFTPHVTLARMKHAGGKDLVQDLVRERDPTVGEMTVDEVRLTESTLTEDGPVYSTVERFPLE
- a CDS encoding 50S ribosomal protein L39e, which translates into the protein MGKKSKGKKKRLAKLENQNSRVPAWVMMKTDMEVTRNPKRRNWRRSSTDE
- a CDS encoding 50S ribosomal protein L31e, with translation MSASDFEERVVTVPLRDVKKGANHEAADRAMTIVREHLAKHFAVDEDAIRLDPSINETIWSNGRSNPPRKLRVRAARFDEEGEAVVEAEVAD
- a CDS encoding translation initiation factor IF-6, producing MQRLAFAGSAYVGVFARATDSCVLVRRDVDDDVVADLTDELEVPAVQTTVGGSSTVGALATGNENGLLVSSRALEYEREQLEEAVDVPVAELPGSINAAGNVVLANDYGAYVHPDLPREAIKIVKDTLDVPVERGDLAGVRTVGTAAVATNSGVLCHPKATDEELDFLEDALDVRADVGTVNYGAPLVGSGLVANEAGYVVGEDTTGPELGRIEDALGYLE
- a CDS encoding MFS transporter, with amino-acid sequence MSRARLFASLCGLVFLLNLARIIFAPLLDVIIAEFAIGEAAAGLLVTLAWVGSASPRLPTGWLLTKVPRHYVVISSGAILAAASAFAATAVSIHHLMVGAFLMGIASGVYFVSANPFLSELFPDRVGRVMGIHGAASQVAAVIAAPLVAVTLVVDWRLSLWLIAIGAAVVTFYTGLTAKRTELPQAGAEDKNFVAGALSEWRIIVTALVIVGAASFIWQGVFNFYDLYMQDSKELPREASGMMLTIVFAAGIPAFYFGGDLADRLPQVPYLLGVVGAFSVSLLVLTMVESFLGLILISSIIGFVIHALFPATDTFLLDTLPDSTRGSAYAVFSSMWMLTQSLGSYVLGVFVEAQYSYDMVFRTGAVFLVVLVVTLLILERTDRLPV